The Lycium barbarum isolate Lr01 chromosome 9, ASM1917538v2, whole genome shotgun sequence genome has a segment encoding these proteins:
- the LOC132610847 gene encoding uncharacterized protein LOC132610847: MGKATLIQKVFLVSFLVILLGQASNGQFKCNTNGDCERQLHCLDGNMPSCWLKTNVCYCKNPHVNRPFTCTTVADCVKQLKCLHGTPSCFAKTQRCYCKLQNSLPNNETRCNNDADCSVLLKCTDADRAPTCFMKSHGCYCKLRSRPPAGAPSVTARDQD, translated from the exons ATGGGGAAGGCAACATTAATCCAAAAGGTTTTCTTGGTTTCGTTTTTGGTTATTTTGTTAG GACAAGCAAGCAACGGGCAATTTAAGTGCAACACTAATGGCGATTGTGAACGACAATTGCATTGCTTGGACGGGAATATGCCCTCATGTTGGCTCAAAACAAACGTGTGTTACTGCAAAAACCCTCATGTCAATAGGCCATTTACGTGCACTACCGTTGCAGATTGCGTTAAACAATTGAAATGCTTACATGGGACACCCTCTTGTTTTGCAAAAACACAAAGGTGCTATTGTAAACTTCAAAATAGTTTACCAAATAATGAAACTAGGTGCAATAATGATGCAGATTGTAGTGTGCTATTGAAATGCACAGATGCAGATCGAGCTCCTACATGTTTCATGAAATCACATGGTTGTTATTGTAAACTTCGTTCACGTCCACCTGCTGGAGCTCCTAGTGTTACCGCGAGAGACCAAGATTGA